A genomic region of Nymphaea colorata isolate Beijing-Zhang1983 chromosome 2, ASM883128v2, whole genome shotgun sequence contains the following coding sequences:
- the LOC116248208 gene encoding uncharacterized protein LOC116248208, whose translation MASKDQRPNQRQQLRRPEQAAGQEELPLESSPYVKHNDLEEYKQEAYGTQGHVQPVDRGAGSTDAPTPSGGTLPESKLGAVRRAAPQN comes from the coding sequence ATGGCGAGCAAGGATCAGCGTCCTAACCAGCGGCAGCAGCTCAGGCGGCCGGAACAGGCCGCCGGGCAGGAGGAACTTCCGCTGGAAAGCAGCCCCTACGTGAAGCACAACGACCTGGAGGAGTACAAGCAGGAGGCCTACGGGACGCAGGGGCACGTGCAGCCGGTGGACAGGGGCGCCGGCAGCACGGACGCGCCCACTCCGTCCGGTGGCACGTTGCCCGAGAGCAAACTAGGCGCCGTCCGACGTGCTGCTCCTCAGAACTAG
- the LOC126409183 gene encoding scopoletin glucosyltransferase-like, which translates to MEDQFQHRPYVVVFPMMAQGHMNPMIDLAMILASHSCKVTILTTLLNSFRYHSVTEWSRSQGLELRVVHLPFPATQMGLPEDCENLDSTTNPDMLWKFVLGIKILQQPFEEFVRKEPPNCIISDTLFPWTTQTAEKLKIPRYVFHSTNSFFYCVIAGMRSHDSDEEEFAVPGLPHEVRMRRTLLSVPYEDESLLLGMDALHKEMRMSDKTSAGVIFNTSYEIESAYVELFKSMRGCQQLWTVGPLSLISHPKGRSRQEKQGKEQSPIDEDQCLRWLDSKEPRSVMYVCFGSIASLSGAQLMEVGQGLESSQHPFIWVIRGAVEEGFLQELQERVKERGLVIKGWAPQLQILSHQAVGGFMTHCGWNSLLEGISAGLPLLTWPMFGDQHINERLVVDVLGVALSVGNQKLMGLDEEQKTEELVRREQIERAVTAVFGNEHQAREMRRKAAVLSETVRKSVEAGGSSALNLNVLLKNVGCHV; encoded by the coding sequence ATGGAAGACCAGTTCCAGCACCGTCCTTATGTTGTGGTTTTCCCTATGATGGCACAAGGCCACATGAACCCCATGATAGACCTGGCTATGATCCTCGCTAGCCATAGTTGCAAAGTCACCATCCTTACGACACTCCTGAACTCCTTCAGGTATCACTCGGTGACAGAATGGTCGAGATCCCAGGGACTCGAACTGAGGGTAGTCCACCTACCATTTCCTGCCACACAAATGGGATTGCCGGAAGACTGTGAAAACCTCGACTCCACTACCAATCCTGACATGTTGTGGAAGTTCGTCTTAGGCATCAAGATCCTTCAGCAACCatttgaagagtttgtgaggAAGGAGCCACCCAACTGTATCATCTCGGACACTCTCTTCCCCTGGACTACGCAAACAGCAGAGAAGCTCAAGATACCAAGGTACGTCTTTCACTCGACCAATTCTTTCTTCTATTGTGTCATTGCAGGCATGAGATCCCACGACTCCGATGAAGAAGAGTTTGCGGTCCCTGGTTTGCCTCATGAAGTGAGGATGAGGCGAACCTTACTATCAGTTCCTTATGAGGATGAGAGCCTGCTCTTGGGCATGGATGCTCTTCATAAAGAAATGAGAATGTCTGACAAGACCAGCGCAGGAGTCATCTTCAATACTTCATACGAGATCGAGTCCGCCTATGTCGAGCTATTCAAGTCGATGAGAGGTTGCCAACAGCTCTGGACCGTTGGCCCTCTGTCGCTAATCAGCCATCCGAAGGGGAGGAGCAGGCAAGAGAAGCAGGGGAAGGAGCAGTCCCCCATTGACGAGGATCAATGCTTGAGATGGTTGGACTCAAAGGAACCAAGGTCTGTGATGTATGTCTGCTTTGGAAGCATTGCTTCCCTTTCTGGCGCGCAGCTCATGGAAGTTGGACAGGGGCTTGAGTCCTCACAGCACCCTTTCATATGGGTAATCAGAGGAGCAGTGGAAGAGGGGTTTCTGCAAGAATTGCAGGAGAGGGTGAAGGAGAGAGGGTTGGTCATCAAAGGATGGGCTCCCCAACTGCAAATACTATCACACCAGGCAGTAGGTGGATTCATGACACACTGTGGATGGAATTCCTTGTTGGAAGGTATAAGTGCAGGCCTGCCATTATTAACATGGCCCATGTTTGGTGACCAGCACATCAATGAGAGGCTGGTGGTGGATGTCCTTGGGGTTGCCCTTTCTGTCGGTAACCAGAAGCTCATGGGGCTCGATGAAGAACAGAAGACCGAAGAATTGGTGAGACGCGAGCAAATAGAGAGGGCAGTGACTGCGGTTTTCGGTAATGAGCATCAAGCAAGAGAAATGAGAAGGAAAGCCGCAGTGCTTAGTGAAACGGTGCGCAAGTCTGTTGAAGCTGGAGGCTCCTCTGCTCTCAACCTGAATGTCCTGTTGAAGAATGTTGGCTGTCATGTTTAG
- the LOC116247125 gene encoding cytochrome P450 71A9-like — MAPNFFLLDGQLGVASVLALLLPLFLTYVLLLRRWKHKGSVQRRPPGPWQLPIIGNLHQLGALPHRSLHLLSQKHGPLMFLKLGQLPTYVVSSATVAREILKTHDPVFASRPRLAAFGVFGFGFSDVTFQPYTEAWRHSRRLFVGNFSGPKKAQSFQSVRDEEVGLLVDAISRSTGPVNLSHLVHSLNNNIICRIALGKKFNEYGQKGRFYDTFKAARELLGGFSLGDVFPSIKWVDWLTGRQLKLRKSFHGLDSFLDEALGVHTDPQRRSEEKDFVDVLLEAQKDEGQEIPLTTNRIKGLLFNVVLGGSDTSSAPVVWAMAELMRRPQVMKRVQDELRHKIKGKDKVEGSDLEQLELLKLVVKETLRLHPSLPMLVPRISMGECSIDGYTIPDKAVVIVNAWTIGRDPNSWENPGEFQPERFMNSSIDYKGQDFEFIPFSSGRRMCPGLYMALAVIELALANLLYCFDWSFPSGLSANDMDMSESPGIIVHKKCELVLIAHPYAASK, encoded by the exons ATGGCTCCTAATTTCTTTCTCCTAGACGGCCAGCTCGGTGTTGCATCCGTCTTagcccttcttcttcccctgTTCCTTACTTACGTCCTGCTGCTGAGAAGATGGAAGCACAAGGGTTCAGTTCAGCGGCGTCCTCCGGGGCCGTGGCAGCTCCCGATCATCGGCAACCTGCACCAATTGGGTGCCCTTCCTCATCGCTCCCTCCACCTCCTATCTCAGAAACACGGCCCCCTCATGTTCCTGAAGCTCGGCCAGCTCCCCACCTACGTCGTTTCGTCGGCGACGGTGGCGAGAGAGATCTTGAAGACCCATGATCCCGTATTCGCCAGCAGGCCACGGCTTGCTGCCTTTGGTGTTTTTGGCTTTGGATTCTCGGACGTTACCTTTCAACCATATACTGAGGCGTGGCGCCACTCGAGGAGGCTATTCGTCGGGAACTTCTCGGGCCCGAAGAAAGCACAGTCATTCCAGTCCGTGAGAGATGAGGAAGTAGGCCTTCTGGTTGACGCCATCTCTCGTTCCACTGGCCCTGTTAATCTGAGCCACTTGGTTCATTCTCTTAATAATAACATAATCTGTAGGATTGCTCTTGGGAAGAAATTTAATGAGTATGGGCAGAAGGGCAGGTTTTATGACACTTTCAAAGCGGCCAGGGAATTGCTTGGAGGGTTTAGCCTGGGTGATGTCTTCCCATCCATCAAGTGGGTGGATTGGCTCACTGGGCGGCAGCTCAAGCTCAGAAAGAGCTTCCATGGATTGGATAGTTTTCTTGATGAAGCGCTCGGAGTTCACACTGATCCACAGAGGCGGTCCGAAGAAAAAGACTTCGTTGATGTGTTGCTTGAAGCTCAAAAGGATGAAGGCCAGGAGATCCCTCTTACCACAAACCGCATCAAAGGATTACTCTTT AACGTAGTCCTCGGTGGATCTGATACATCATCCGCTCCCGTGGTGTGGGCAATGGCTGAGCTGATGAGGAGACCTCAGGTGATGAAGCGAGTTCAAGATGAACTGCGACATAAGATCAAAGGAAAAGACAAGGTGGAAGGGAGTGACCTTGAGCAGCTTGAGCTTCTTAAGTTAGTGGTGAAGGAGACGCTAAGGCTGCATCCATCACTACCAATGTTGGTTCCTCGAATCTCTATGGGAGAGTGTAGTATCGATGGCTATACCATCCCAGACAAAGCAGTCGTCATTGTAAATGCATGGACAATAGGGAGAGACCCCAATTCATGGGAGAACCCTGGAGAGTTTCAGCCTGAGAGATTCATGAACAGTTCGATTGACTACAAGGGCCAAGACTTCGAGTTTATACCGTTCAGCTCAGGAAGAAGGATGTGTCCTGGTCTCTATATGGCACTGGCAGTTATTGAGCTCGCACTGGCTAATCTGCTGTATTGCTTCGATTGGAGTTTCCCGAGTGGGCTAAGTGCTAATGACATGGACATGAGCGAGTCTCCTGGTATAATTGTGCATAAGAAATGTGAGTTGGTTCTCATTGCGCATCCCTACGCAGCATCCAAATGA